A single genomic interval of Leishmania panamensis strain MHOM/PA/94/PSC-1 chromosome 25 sequence harbors:
- a CDS encoding RNA-binding protein, putative, UPB1 (TriTrypDB/GeneDB-style sysID: LpmP.25.0510): MAQHMAPPPQQQQMPSQQQVYNPEPEALRNLMVNYIPTTVDEMQLRQLFERYGPIETVKIVCDRETRQSRGYGFVKYCSAASAQQAVNELNGFNILNKRLKVALAASGNQRQRPYNAAPPGANPAANMGYYGGNFAPTGYPQANPYAQQHMMAMQQQYMMQQSGQQPRQ; the protein is encoded by the coding sequence atggCGCAGCACAtggcccctcctcctcagcagcagcagatgccctcgcagcagcaggtgtaCAACCCTGAGCCGGAGGCACTGCGCAACCTGATGGTGAACTATatccccaccaccgtcgatgagatgcagctccgccagctgtTCGAGCGCTATGGCCCCATCGAGACTGTCAAGATAGTGTGCGACCGCGAGACGCGCCAGAGCCGCGGCTACGGCTTTGTGAAGTACTGCTCCGCTGCGTCcgcgcagcaggcggtgaACGAGCTGAACGGGTTCAACATCCTGAACAAGCGCCTGAAGGTTGCGCTCGCCGCGTCGGGAaaccagcgccagcgcccctacaacgccgcgccgccgggCGCGAACCCCGCTGCGAACATGGGCTACTACGGCGGCAACTTCGCTCCGACCGGCTACCCGCAGGCGAACCCgtacgcgcagcagcacatgatggcgatgcagcagcagtacatgATGCAGCAGTCAGGCCAGCAGCCCCGCCAGTAA
- a CDS encoding hypothetical protein (TriTrypDB/GeneDB-style sysID: LpmP.25.0520) — protein MEAVSATTRDGNETSWSVLSVLHVFHLAHVALTVDADSSSCVEEMSTAELVACVRRLLCMGQSHSSSVDSPAPKQEVSAPYVARALLLRLHRLVEAHERFLAWMRTRPSVAVTGTPDDAAAEDAFLADAAAFLHTLPPPDVLQASAPSPPKTERREASRRSSYAQLLSANLYAISTFVDVMVVAPPGTSPRTLTFSSLTLRRELRSLPQPIEAAALSLLYYLITLTVDVVESSVLCCCRVAGFHFAYEDEGSLVRFAQMSVDFPAATTSAVQLSASPSSCTYVSSLHALLYPVLQQEGSHLLERLLRCEQREAQCLGKTADADRIHRRLLARHVLRRLGHLFFHPLRADRTSAGMTSHTTAMAASDRTDAAIVTWMAEQLQRMIYLSSPTAERERSDDTSQGFSAALAGKEYRPCRFEAESLAELLRLLIAQIDADSSPLPSGGAYVCGCSNDSICSSTGSTVRPTSSTAEGVIDLPRMLEYLVLLSPVIEAAPAPGSGALARFPEREALMKARECVVRFSLHASPQ, from the coding sequence ATGGAAGCCGTAAGCGCCACCACTCGTGACGGCAACGAGACAAGCTGGTCAGTTCTCAGCGTTCTACACGTGTTTCATCTGGCCCATGTCGCTCTCACGGTCGATGCTGATTCCTCTTCATGCGTAGAGGAGATGAGTACTGCAGAGTTGGTGGCCTGCGTTCGACGCTTGCTTTGTATGGGGCAGTCGCACAGCTCAAGTGTTGATTCCCCCGCTCCCAAGCAGGAGGTATCGGCTCCATACGTGGCCCGGGCACTTCTTCTGCGACTGCACAGGCTTGTGGAGGCGCACGAGCGTTTCTTGGCGTGGATGCGTACGCGCCCATCGGTGGCGGTTACAGGGACGCCAGATGACGCGGCAGCTGAGGACGCTTTTTTGGCAGATGCAGCGGCCTTTCTTCACACCTTGCCGCCGCCCGATGTACTCCAGGCATCcgcaccttcgccaccgAAGACAGAGCGACGCGAGGCATCAAGGCGGTCTTCGTACGCTCAGTTGCTCAGCGCCAATCTGTACGCCATCAGCACCTTCGTGGATGTTATGGTGGTCGCCCCGCCAGGTACGTCGCCTCGCACACTCACCTTCTCATCGCTGACGCTTCGCCGCGAGCTCCGTTCCCTTCCTCAGCCAATAGAGGCGGCTGCCTTGTCGCTGCTCTACTACCTAATAACACTGACAGTGGATGTAGTGGAGAGCAgcgtgctgtgctgctgccgggtAGCAGGGTTTCACTTCGCGTACGAGGACGAAGGGAGTCTGGTGCGTTTCGCGCAGATGTCCGTCGACTTCCCCGCCGCGACGACGTCTGCTGTCCAACTCTCTGCTTCACCTTCATCTTGCACCTATGTTTCATCTCTCCATGCCCTGTTGTACCCAGTTCTTCAGCAAGAGGGCTCGCACTTGTTGGAGCGCCTCCTACGGTGTGAGCAACGTGAGGCTCAATGCCTGGGCAAGACGGCTGACGCGGACCGGATACATCGTCGACTGCTCGCGCGACACGTGTTGCGCCGGCTCGGGCATCTCTTTTTCCACCCTCTGCGCGCTGATCGTACAAGCGCCGGCATGACGAGTCACACCACCGCTATGGCCGCAAGCGACCGCACTGACGCGGCGATCGTCACCTGGATggctgagcagctgcagcgtaTGATTTACTTGAGCAGCCCCACGGCGGAACGTGAAAGGTCAGACGACACTTCCCAAGGCTTTTCCGCTGCGTTGGCAGGGAAGGAATATCGACCGTGCCGCTTCGAGGCTGAGTCTCTTGCTGAGTTACTTCGCTTGCTTATTGCTCAGATTGATGCTGACTCTTCACCATTGCCGTCAGGCGGAGCATACGTGTGTGGCTGCTCCAACGACTCCATCTGCAGCAGTACTGGCAGCACCGTACGACCCACTTCCTCTACGGCAGAGGGTGTTATAGACTTGCCAAGGATGCTAGAATATCTGGTACTTTTGTCTCCAGTTATCGAGGCCGCCCCGGCGCCGGGTAGCGgtgctctcgctcgctttccAGAACGAGAGGCGTTGATGAAAGCACGCGAGTGCGTAGTGCGCTTTTCGCTGCATGCTAGCCCCCAGTGA
- a CDS encoding RNA-binding protein, putative (TriTrypDB/GeneDB-style sysID: LpmP.25.0530): MSLTQSRSPSSSPAQRSNPESVVAAVAGDHSTFGGCAFDPDALRNLIVNYLPPLMNEEQVCELFGQFGRIESVKIIYDKITGESRGYGFVKYRFYFSATYAVFCLNRFEIGGKKLKVAYANVQAAKEAYDLLRRSTMELSVQQQQAMLSMYYNQMMLTQEQAASAAAAMTSSGPMGGGADYDPYMNMMDSNYAMRQRGGTAYYGQGMYPGMAPGRGVYPAGTSTSVRQSVTPSMVPLGF, translated from the coding sequence ATGTCGCTTACACAGAGTCGAAGCCCCAGCTCGTCGCCGGCACAGCGCAGCAACCCTGAGTCGGTCGTTGCCGCCGTTGCAGGTGATCACAGCACGTTTGGTGGCTGCGCATTTGACCCTGATGCGCTGCGCAATTTAATTGTCAACTACCTCCCGCCACTGATGAATGAGGAGCAGGTCTGTGAGCTCTTTGGCCAGTTTGGCAGGATTGAGAGTGTAAAGATTATTTACGATAAAATCACCGGCGAGAGTCGCGGCTATGGGTTTGTAAAGTACCGATTTTACTTCTCTGCCACCTACGCCGTGTTCTGCCTGAACCGGTTTGAGATTGGCGGCAAGAAGCTGAAGGTGGCGTACGCGAACGTGCAGGCGGCAAAGGAGGCGTACGACCTGCTGCGACGCTCGACGATGGAGCTGAgcgttcagcagcagcaagccaTGCTCTCTATGTACTACAATCAAATGATGCTTACTCAAGAACAGGCGGCgtcggctgcggctgcgatgACTTCCTCGGGTCCTATGGGCGGTGGCGCGGACTACGACCCGTACATGAATATGATGGACAGCAACTACGCAATGAGGCAACGCGGCGGTACTGCCTACTACGGTCAAGGCATGTACCCGGGAATGGCGCCAGGCCGTGGCGTTTACCCTGCCGGCACGTCCACAAGTGTTAGACAGTCTGTCACTCCATCGATGGTACCACTTGGCTTTTGA